The Rhopalosiphum maidis isolate BTI-1 chromosome 1, ASM367621v3, whole genome shotgun sequence genome has a segment encoding these proteins:
- the LOC113557004 gene encoding probable ATP-dependent RNA helicase DDX5 isoform X2, whose amino-acid sequence MVSSMGYSRNPISSSRDRRRGRDRRSRSPIRRRGGGGRGGRGDPGSNLRKPRWETKKLEPFKKDFYLPHEAVHNRSKSEIEKYREEKEITLVGENIPKPIFKFDESGFPEIIIKELKKQGFVEPTAIQAQGWPIALSGNNLVGIASTGSGKTLSYIVPALIHISHQRKLSRGDGPIVLVLSPTRELAQQIQTVCDDFGDAFGVSSTCLFGGAPKGGQAADLSRGVELVIATPGRLLDFLESERTNMCRCTYLVLDEADRMLDMGFEPQIRKIIDQIRPDRQVLMWSATWPKEVKNLAEEFLDEYIQINIGSLTLAANHNIQQIVEVCQEYDKETKLISLLKKIMDEDENKTIVFIETKRRVDEITRKIKRHGYSAVCIHGDKSQYERDNVLKDFRDSRYPILVATDVAARGLDVEDVKFVINFDYPNNSEDYVHRIGRTGRSHKTGTAYTFFTQSNAKQAADLVSVLTEANQTISPKLKDIADSFRSNGFSGRGDRRRGWRSGRSKKSKSRSRSRDRYRRRSISRSRSRSYSRSRSRSRSRSYDRHRRHRRSRSSD is encoded by the exons ATGGTCTCCAGTATGGGTTACAGCCGAAA CCCAATATCATCGTCGAGAGATCGTAGACGTGGACGGGATAGACGAAGTCGAAGTCCGATACGACGACGTGGTGGTGGCGGTCGAGGAGGTAGAGGTGATCCAGGCTCTAACTTACGTAAACCCCGATGGGAAACAAAAAAACTGGaaccatttaaaaaagatttcTATTTGCCGCACGAAGCTGTCcataatag atcaaaatcagaaattgaaaaatatagagAAGAAAAGGAAATAACATTAGTTGGTGAAAATATTCCCAAACcaatatttaagtttgatgAAAGTGGCTTTCCTGAAATCATTATCAAAGAATTAAA GAAACAAGGTTTTGTTGAACCTACTGCTATTCAAGCACAAGGATGGCCAATAGCTTTGTCTGGGAATAACTTAGTTGGTATTGCGTCAACTGGTTCTGGAAAAACATTatcg TATATTGTTCCtgctttaatacatatttctcATCAACGAAAATTGTCACGTGGTGATGGACCTATTGTATTAGTATTGTCTCCAACACGAGAATTAGCCCAACAAATACAAACTGTTTGCGATGATTTTGGTGATGCGTTTGGAGTTAGTAGTACATGTTTATTTGGTGGTGCACCAAAAGGTGGTCAG GCAGCTGATTTAAGTCGTGGGGTTGAATTAGTTATTGCTACACCGGGACGTTTATTAGATTTTCTTGAAAGTGAACGTACAAATATGTGTCGATGTACATACCTTGTTTTAGATGAAGCTGACAGAATGTTGGATATGGGATTTGAACCACAGATTCGAAAAATTATTGATCAAATAAGA CCAGATAGGCAAGTATTAATGTGGTCTGCAACATGGCCTAAAGAAGTGAAGAATTTGGCTgaagaatttttagatgaatatatacaaataaatattggttCCTTAACTTTGGCAGCTAACCataatattcaacaaattGTTGAAGTCTGCCAGGAATATGATAAAGaaactaa gttaaTATCTCtactaaagaaaataatggatgaagatgaaaacaaaacaattgtttttatagaaaCTAAACGGCGAGTAGACGAAATCACAAGAAAGATTAAAAGACATGG gtattcgGCTGTATGTATTCATGGTGATAAATCACAATATGAGAGAGACAATGTTTTAAAag ATTTCAGAGATAGTCGTTATCCTATATTGGTTGCTACAGATGTGGCTGCTCGTGGACTTG atgTGGAAGATGTGAAGTTTGTAATCAATTTTGACTACCCAAATAATTCTGAAGACTATGTACATCGCATTGGCCGTACTGGTCGATCTCACAAGACAGGTACAGCTTACACATTCTTTACACAGTCAAATGCCAAACAAGCTGCAGACTTGGTTTCAGTTCTCACAGAAGCCAATCAGACTATCAGTCCCAAACTGAAAGATATAGCTGACAGTTTTCGTTCAAATGGATTTTCAGGAAgag gtGATAGACGACGTGGATGGAGAAGTGGTCGATCAAAAAAATCTAAGAGTCGTTCACGGAGCCGTGATCGGTATAGACGTAGATCAATTTCCAGATCTAGATCTAGATCATACTCTAGGTCAAGAAGCCGTAGTCGTTCAAGATCATATGATAGACATCGAAGACATAGGCGTAGCAG gagCTCAGATTAA
- the LOC113557004 gene encoding probable ATP-dependent RNA helicase DDX5 isoform X1, whose translation MVSSMGYSRNPISSSRDRRRGRDRRSRSPIRRRGGGGRGGRGDPGSNLRKPRWETKKLEPFKKDFYLPHEAVHNRSKSEIEKYREEKEITLVGENIPKPIFKFDESGFPEIIIKELKKQGFVEPTAIQAQGWPIALSGNNLVGIASTGSGKTLSYIVPALIHISHQRKLSRGDGPIVLVLSPTRELAQQIQTVCDDFGDAFGVSSTCLFGGAPKGGQAADLSRGVELVIATPGRLLDFLESERTNMCRCTYLVLDEADRMLDMGFEPQIRKIIDQIRPDRQVLMWSATWPKEVKNLAEEFLDEYIQINIGSLTLAANHNIQQIVEVCQEYDKETKLISLLKKIMDEDENKTIVFIETKRRVDEITRKIKRHGYSAVCIHGDKSQYERDNVLKDFRDSRYPILVATDVAARGLDVEDVKFVINFDYPNNSEDYVHRIGRTGRSHKTGTAYTFFTQSNAKQAADLVSVLTEANQTISPKLKDIADSFRSNGFSGRGDRRRGWRSGRSKKSKSRSRSRDRYRRRSISRSRSRSYSRSRSRSRSRSYDRHRRHRRSRLTNI comes from the exons ATGGTCTCCAGTATGGGTTACAGCCGAAA CCCAATATCATCGTCGAGAGATCGTAGACGTGGACGGGATAGACGAAGTCGAAGTCCGATACGACGACGTGGTGGTGGCGGTCGAGGAGGTAGAGGTGATCCAGGCTCTAACTTACGTAAACCCCGATGGGAAACAAAAAAACTGGaaccatttaaaaaagatttcTATTTGCCGCACGAAGCTGTCcataatag atcaaaatcagaaattgaaaaatatagagAAGAAAAGGAAATAACATTAGTTGGTGAAAATATTCCCAAACcaatatttaagtttgatgAAAGTGGCTTTCCTGAAATCATTATCAAAGAATTAAA GAAACAAGGTTTTGTTGAACCTACTGCTATTCAAGCACAAGGATGGCCAATAGCTTTGTCTGGGAATAACTTAGTTGGTATTGCGTCAACTGGTTCTGGAAAAACATTatcg TATATTGTTCCtgctttaatacatatttctcATCAACGAAAATTGTCACGTGGTGATGGACCTATTGTATTAGTATTGTCTCCAACACGAGAATTAGCCCAACAAATACAAACTGTTTGCGATGATTTTGGTGATGCGTTTGGAGTTAGTAGTACATGTTTATTTGGTGGTGCACCAAAAGGTGGTCAG GCAGCTGATTTAAGTCGTGGGGTTGAATTAGTTATTGCTACACCGGGACGTTTATTAGATTTTCTTGAAAGTGAACGTACAAATATGTGTCGATGTACATACCTTGTTTTAGATGAAGCTGACAGAATGTTGGATATGGGATTTGAACCACAGATTCGAAAAATTATTGATCAAATAAGA CCAGATAGGCAAGTATTAATGTGGTCTGCAACATGGCCTAAAGAAGTGAAGAATTTGGCTgaagaatttttagatgaatatatacaaataaatattggttCCTTAACTTTGGCAGCTAACCataatattcaacaaattGTTGAAGTCTGCCAGGAATATGATAAAGaaactaa gttaaTATCTCtactaaagaaaataatggatgaagatgaaaacaaaacaattgtttttatagaaaCTAAACGGCGAGTAGACGAAATCACAAGAAAGATTAAAAGACATGG gtattcgGCTGTATGTATTCATGGTGATAAATCACAATATGAGAGAGACAATGTTTTAAAag ATTTCAGAGATAGTCGTTATCCTATATTGGTTGCTACAGATGTGGCTGCTCGTGGACTTG atgTGGAAGATGTGAAGTTTGTAATCAATTTTGACTACCCAAATAATTCTGAAGACTATGTACATCGCATTGGCCGTACTGGTCGATCTCACAAGACAGGTACAGCTTACACATTCTTTACACAGTCAAATGCCAAACAAGCTGCAGACTTGGTTTCAGTTCTCACAGAAGCCAATCAGACTATCAGTCCCAAACTGAAAGATATAGCTGACAGTTTTCGTTCAAATGGATTTTCAGGAAgag gtGATAGACGACGTGGATGGAGAAGTGGTCGATCAAAAAAATCTAAGAGTCGTTCACGGAGCCGTGATCGGTATAGACGTAGATCAATTTCCAGATCTAGATCTAGATCATACTCTAGGTCAAGAAGCCGTAGTCGTTCAAGATCATATGATAGACATCGAAGACATAGGCGTAGCAG GTTaacaaatatctaa
- the LOC113557427 gene encoding uncharacterized protein LOC113557427 produces the protein MPSALCMFCMSFIVLYSVYSVCGLMCWHCDSLHDPKCIDPFDNHSMPMKDCKLEKLDTYPGVRGTMCRKIRQKVYGKWRYYRSCAFLGEPGIGGDERYCLMRTGTHNIFTEYCTCNSRDGCNGASNFSFSFLSLLLAPALIVYRILL, from the exons ATGCCGTCCGCTCTTTGTATGTTTTGCATGAGCTTCATTGTTTTATACAGCGTTTATTCTG tatGTGGTCTCATGTGTTGGCATTGCGATTCACTCCACGACCCCAAATGCATTGATCCATTTGACAATCACTCGATGCCAATGAAAGATTGCAAACTGGAAAAGTTGGACACATATCCCGGTGTGCGAGGTACAATGTGCCGCAAAATTCGTCAAAAAG tgtacggGAAATGGCGTTATTATCGAAGTTGTGCTTTTTTGGGTGAACCTGGCATTGGCGGTGACGAACGTTATTGTTTAATGAGAACAggcacacataatatatttactgaatATTGTACTTGCAATTCTAGAGATGGATGCAATGGTGCATCCAACTTttcgttttcatttttaagctTATTGTTAGCACCAGCTCTTATTGTTTACAGAATATTGCTGTAA
- the LOC113556653 gene encoding STE20-related kinase adapter protein alpha: MNFEPDLKQYTMCSVLGSCFSDRAVVFLGKHNKSGNLVAMKNFNLDSMSKTDCQLIQDEIYNTRQLMHPNLIPYVTSFLDKSQLYVVFPLMGYGSCRDLLRNHFVEGLPETVIAFVLRDVLLGLEYIHNKGLVHRAIKAGHILIRADGHACLSGLRSMCPIDKRSNLHSLPLQSANNLNWSSPEMLEQNLLGYNEKSDIYSIGITSCELANGFVPFAETDTTLMLTQKVKGLIPHLLDCTTCYPYEDNAADNGYQSEETIGVNAAPVSNVYTRMFTEEFHNLVELCCQRDPESRPSAPNLLAHTFTKQVKRVNVKVTDLLRPAVPLLKTNVAEISDDLASIGGMSQQLSDLDLLTYAWDFDLNDIVPTL; encoded by the exons ATGAACTTCGAACCAGACTTGAAGCAGTACACTATGTGCTCGGTTTTGGGATCGTGTTTCTCGGACCGGGCGGTCGTGTTCCTAGGCAAACACAACAAGAGCGGCAACCTGGTGGCAATGAAAAACTTCAACTTGGACAGCATGTCGAAAACTGACTGTCAGCTTATACAGGATGAGATTTACAACACTAGGCAGCTGATGCACCCAAACCTCATACCGTATGTGACTTCCTTTTTGGACAAGAGTCAGCTATATGTCGTGTTCCCACTCATGGGGTACGGTTCATGCAGAGACTTGTTGCGCAACCATTTTGTGGAAGGATTACCGGAAACAGTTATAGCATTTGTGCTCAGAGACGTTCTACTGGGACTGGAGTATATACACAACAAAGGGCTCGTGCATAG AGCTATAAAGGCAGGCCATATATTGATACGTGCAGATGGACATGCATGCTTGTCAGGCTTACGTAGCATGTGTCCAATCGATAAACGGTCCAACTTACATTCCTTGCCATTGCAATCTGCTAATAACTTGAATTGGTCTAGTCCCGAGATGCTTGAACAAAATTTGCTGGGGTACAACGAAAAGTCTGACATTTACAGTATAGGCATAACATCATGCGAACTGGCAAATGGTTTTGTTCCTTTTGCTGAAACTGATACCACACTTATGCTTACACAAAAAGTTAAAGGTTTAATTCCACACTTGCTTGACTGCACTACATGCTACCCTTATGAAGATAATGCAGCTGATAATGGATACCAGTCTGAAGAAACAATTGGTGTGAATGCAGCGCCTGTGAGCAATGTATATACAAGAATGTTTACAGAGGAGTTCCACAATCTTGTTGAATTGTGTTGTCAACGAGATCCAGAAAGTAGACCTTCTGCACCCAATTTGTTGGCTCATACTTTTACTAAACAA GTGAAAAGAGTGAATGTAAAAGTAACTGATTTATTACGACCTGCTGTACCGCTGTTGAAGACAAATGTTGCAGAAATAAGTGATGATCTCGCTTCTATTGGAGGCATGTCACAACAATTGAGTGATCTTGACCTATTGACTTATGCATGGGATTTTGACCTTAACGATATAGTACCAACACTATAA
- the LOC113557004 gene encoding probable ATP-dependent RNA helicase DDX5 isoform X3, with translation MVSSMGYSRNPISSSRDRRRGRDRRSRSPIRRRGGGGRGGRGDPGSNLRKPRWETKKLEPFKKDFYLPHEAVHNRSKSEIEKYREEKEITLVGENIPKPIFKFDESGFPEIIIKELKKQGFVEPTAIQAQGWPIALSGNNLVGIASTGSGKTLSYIVPALIHISHQRKLSRGDGPIVLVLSPTRELAQQIQTVCDDFGDAFGVSSTCLFGGAPKGGQAADLSRGVELVIATPGRLLDFLESERTNMCRCTYLVLDEADRMLDMGFEPQIRKIIDQIRPDRQVLMWSATWPKEVKNLAEEFLDEYIQINIGSLTLAANHNIQQIVEVCQEYDKETKLISLLKKIMDEDENKTIVFIETKRRVDEITRKIKRHGYSAVCIHGDKSQYERDNVLKDFRDSRYPILVATDVAARGLEAHTSCTMRTKFKKYFKNVSKLSHCRRCASKMDMHK, from the exons ATGGTCTCCAGTATGGGTTACAGCCGAAA CCCAATATCATCGTCGAGAGATCGTAGACGTGGACGGGATAGACGAAGTCGAAGTCCGATACGACGACGTGGTGGTGGCGGTCGAGGAGGTAGAGGTGATCCAGGCTCTAACTTACGTAAACCCCGATGGGAAACAAAAAAACTGGaaccatttaaaaaagatttcTATTTGCCGCACGAAGCTGTCcataatag atcaaaatcagaaattgaaaaatatagagAAGAAAAGGAAATAACATTAGTTGGTGAAAATATTCCCAAACcaatatttaagtttgatgAAAGTGGCTTTCCTGAAATCATTATCAAAGAATTAAA GAAACAAGGTTTTGTTGAACCTACTGCTATTCAAGCACAAGGATGGCCAATAGCTTTGTCTGGGAATAACTTAGTTGGTATTGCGTCAACTGGTTCTGGAAAAACATTatcg TATATTGTTCCtgctttaatacatatttctcATCAACGAAAATTGTCACGTGGTGATGGACCTATTGTATTAGTATTGTCTCCAACACGAGAATTAGCCCAACAAATACAAACTGTTTGCGATGATTTTGGTGATGCGTTTGGAGTTAGTAGTACATGTTTATTTGGTGGTGCACCAAAAGGTGGTCAG GCAGCTGATTTAAGTCGTGGGGTTGAATTAGTTATTGCTACACCGGGACGTTTATTAGATTTTCTTGAAAGTGAACGTACAAATATGTGTCGATGTACATACCTTGTTTTAGATGAAGCTGACAGAATGTTGGATATGGGATTTGAACCACAGATTCGAAAAATTATTGATCAAATAAGA CCAGATAGGCAAGTATTAATGTGGTCTGCAACATGGCCTAAAGAAGTGAAGAATTTGGCTgaagaatttttagatgaatatatacaaataaatattggttCCTTAACTTTGGCAGCTAACCataatattcaacaaattGTTGAAGTCTGCCAGGAATATGATAAAGaaactaa gttaaTATCTCtactaaagaaaataatggatgaagatgaaaacaaaacaattgtttttatagaaaCTAAACGGCGAGTAGACGAAATCACAAGAAAGATTAAAAGACATGG gtattcgGCTGTATGTATTCATGGTGATAAATCACAATATGAGAGAGACAATGTTTTAAAag ATTTCAGAGATAGTCGTTATCCTATATTGGTTGCTACAGATGTGGCTGCTCGTGGACTTG AGGCACACACAAGCTGTACAATgcgtactaaatttaaaaaatactttaaaaatgtatcaaagtTGTCGCATTGTCGACGCTGTGCCTCGAAAATGGACATGCATAAATAA
- the LOC113557007 gene encoding uncharacterized protein LOC113557007: MKSTILSCFILVVLGLSFLHKVSGIQCYQCSTSSDPKGSDNCGAYEKFHKDRHVSVECTSDESHTPGTFCVKVTKQGLRGFIWDGRWRNVIRRCGSVSDTGVTGVCNWGVEWNGVYWEECYCSEDNCNSSTNITPLSIITTTLCSLITMYILRN; encoded by the exons atgaaATCCACTATACtttcatgttttatattagttgtttTAGGTCTTTCATTCTTGCATAAag TAAGTGGAATCCAATGCTATCAATGTTCTACAAGTAGCGATCCAAAAGGATCTGATAATTGTGGTGCATATGAAAAATTCCACAAGGATCGCCATGTCTCGGTAGAATGCACCAGTGATGAATCTCATACGCCAGGCACATTTTGTGTTAAAGTAACCAAACAAGGTCTTAGAGGATTTATAT GGGATGGTCGTTGGAGAAATGTGATCCGCCGTTGTGGATCAGTTTCAGATACTGGCGTAACTGGTGTATGTAACTGGGGAGTTGAATGGAATGGAGTCTATTGGGAAGAATGTTATTGTTCGGAAGATAACTGTAATTCGTCTACCAATATTACACCATTATCCATAATAACAACCACACTGTGTTCATTAATtactatgtacattttaagaaattga